From a region of the Helianthus annuus cultivar XRQ/B chromosome 5, HanXRQr2.0-SUNRISE, whole genome shotgun sequence genome:
- the LOC110941029 gene encoding uncharacterized protein LOC110941029 isoform X1, with protein sequence MADDLCVFIKDMLIIGPPVKKSLVYRISLVAFVMVCGVFMCSIGLKQISNFTKAGFIDAKVVEQHCEVPVVEKWERSYVHFPKPTTFSRDECACNPVRYFVISSTQRSGSGWFETLLNSHINVSSNGEIFSVKPRRSNMTTIVDTLDNIYNLDWFTSASKNECTAAVGLKWMLNQGLMQNHEAIAEYFNAKGVSVIFLFRRNLLRRRISILANAYDQSAKPLNGKHKSHVHSPDEAKILASYKPTINTTLLIPELKQADNMVKQALEYFNSTRHIVLYYEDIIKNHTQVLNDVQDFLRIPRMELKSRQVKIHKGPLHEQVENWGDIQKVLNGTPYEHFLHEDYKVS encoded by the exons ATGGCTGATGATCTGTGCGTTTTCATTAAG GATATGCTCATCATTGGACCTCCGGTAAAAAAATCATTGGTGTATAGAATAAGTCTAGTGGCATTTGTTATGGTATGTGGTGTTTTCATGTGTTCAATTGGTCTAAAGCAAATTAGCAACTTCACAAAAGCTGGTTTCATTGATGCTAAAGTGGTCGAGCAGCACTGCGAAGTTCCCGTTGTTGAAAAATGGGAAAGGTCTTATGTGCATTTTCCCAAACCTACAACGTTTTCTCG GGATGAGTGTGCGTGCAATCCTGTTCGATACTTTGTTATCTCATCAACACAAAGATCTGGGAGTGGATGGTTTGAGACATTACTAAATAGTCATATAAACGTCAGCTCAAATGGAGAGATTTTCTCAGTTAAACCACGTAGAAGCAATATGACAACAATTGTGGATACTTTGGACAACATTTATAATCTTGATTGGTTTACAAGTGCATCCAAGAATGAGTGCACAGCTGCAGTGGGTTTGAAGTGGATGCTTAATCAG GGTTTAATGCAAAATCATGAAGCAATAGCAGAATACTTCAACGCTAAGGGCGTTTCAGTAATTTTTCTTTTTAGAAGAAATCTTCTTCGCAGAAGAATCTCAATACTGGCAAACGCATATGACCAAAGTGCTAAACCACTAAATGGGAAGCACAAATCTCATGTTCATTCTCCTGAcgag GCTAAAATTCTAGCAAGTTACAAGCCCACGATTAATACGACATTGTTGATACCTGAGCTGAAACAAGCTGACAACATGGTTAAACAAGCACTCGAATACTTTAATAGTACTCGACATATTGTCCTTTACTATGAGGACATAATCAAGAATCACACG CAGGTACTGAACGACGTTCAAGATTTTTTAAGGATCCCACGAATGGAGCTAAAAAGCCGGCAGGTGAAAATACACAAAGGCCCTTTACACGAGCAGGTTGAAAACTGGGGTGATATTCAAAAGGTACTAAACGGGACCCCTTATGAACACTTCCTACATGAAGATTATAAAGTTAGTTAA
- the LOC110941029 gene encoding uncharacterized protein LOC110941029 isoform X2 → MADDLCVFIKDMLIIGPPVKKSLVYRISLVAFVMVCGVFMCSIGLKQISNFTKAGFIDAKVVEQHCEVPVVEKWERSYVHFPKPTTFSRDECACNPVRYFVISSTQRSGSGWFETLLNSHINVSSNGEIFSVKPRRSNMTTIVDTLDNIYNLDWFTSASKNECTAAVGLKWMLNQGLMQNHEAIAEYFNAKGVSVIFLFRRNLLRRRISILANAYDQSAKPLNGKHKSHVHSPDEAKILASYKPTINTTLLIPELKQADNMVKQALEYFNSTRHIVLYYEDIIKNHTVLNDVQDFLRIPRMELKSRQVKIHKGPLHEQVENWGDIQKVLNGTPYEHFLHEDYKVS, encoded by the exons ATGGCTGATGATCTGTGCGTTTTCATTAAG GATATGCTCATCATTGGACCTCCGGTAAAAAAATCATTGGTGTATAGAATAAGTCTAGTGGCATTTGTTATGGTATGTGGTGTTTTCATGTGTTCAATTGGTCTAAAGCAAATTAGCAACTTCACAAAAGCTGGTTTCATTGATGCTAAAGTGGTCGAGCAGCACTGCGAAGTTCCCGTTGTTGAAAAATGGGAAAGGTCTTATGTGCATTTTCCCAAACCTACAACGTTTTCTCG GGATGAGTGTGCGTGCAATCCTGTTCGATACTTTGTTATCTCATCAACACAAAGATCTGGGAGTGGATGGTTTGAGACATTACTAAATAGTCATATAAACGTCAGCTCAAATGGAGAGATTTTCTCAGTTAAACCACGTAGAAGCAATATGACAACAATTGTGGATACTTTGGACAACATTTATAATCTTGATTGGTTTACAAGTGCATCCAAGAATGAGTGCACAGCTGCAGTGGGTTTGAAGTGGATGCTTAATCAG GGTTTAATGCAAAATCATGAAGCAATAGCAGAATACTTCAACGCTAAGGGCGTTTCAGTAATTTTTCTTTTTAGAAGAAATCTTCTTCGCAGAAGAATCTCAATACTGGCAAACGCATATGACCAAAGTGCTAAACCACTAAATGGGAAGCACAAATCTCATGTTCATTCTCCTGAcgag GCTAAAATTCTAGCAAGTTACAAGCCCACGATTAATACGACATTGTTGATACCTGAGCTGAAACAAGCTGACAACATGGTTAAACAAGCACTCGAATACTTTAATAGTACTCGACATATTGTCCTTTACTATGAGGACATAATCAAGAATCACACG GTACTGAACGACGTTCAAGATTTTTTAAGGATCCCACGAATGGAGCTAAAAAGCCGGCAGGTGAAAATACACAAAGGCCCTTTACACGAGCAGGTTGAAAACTGGGGTGATATTCAAAAGGTACTAAACGGGACCCCTTATGAACACTTCCTACATGAAGATTATAAAGTTAGTTAA
- the LOC110943452 gene encoding uncharacterized protein LOC110943452: MGGSQPSPEIETVPETQPEPEPFVEGSKRGKRSHEKKRYNRSSWKRRLPSMDEKRGQITKHYRFFGKRFVKRSLKLLGKKKITAKKIPFRDINWKCQQFQEVFQRNWDNRESGQNDANVITKALEEYNATKGIFTYLRCWEPLRGSPKWANVPTMTSSVRRKSKRSKTSSSVDPDTPTSDARNVDLNIIVDDEENLELERPSGRRSAKNKGKKRSPLLLITKY, translated from the exons ATGGGCGGTTCGCAACCGTCTCCGGAGATAGAAACGGTACCAGAGACACAACCCGAACCCGAGCCCTTTGTCGAGGGATCCAAACGTGGGAAAAGGTCTCACGAAAAAAAAAGATATAACCGCTCCTCGTGGAAAAGGAGACTACCTAGCATGGACGAAAAACGAGGA CAAATTACCAAACATTACCGGTTTTTTGGCAAAAGATTTGTGAAACGTTCTTTAAAGCTATTGGGAAAGAAGAAGATTACCGCAAAGAAGATTCCATTTCGAGATATCAACTGGAAATGCCAGCAGTTTCAAGAGGTCTTTCAACGCAATTGGGACAACAGGGAAAGCGGCCAAAACGACGCTAATGTTATAACAAAAGCGTTGGAAGAATACAATGCTACGAAAGGCATTTTCACTTATTTGAGATGTTGGGAGCCTTTAAGAGGAAGTCCCAAATGGGCAAACGTACCGACGATGACGTCTAGCGTTAGACGTAAATCAAAGCGGTCCAAAACATCATCGTCGGTTGACCCGGACACACCAACCTCAGATGCTCGCAACGTCGATTTAAATATTATTGTAGACGACGAGGAAAATTTGGAGTTGGAACGACCGTCGGGTAGAAGAAGTGCcaaaaataagggtaaaaagCGGAGTCCTCTTCTTCTAATCACGAAATATTGA